GGCGGAGGCACAAGGCGGTCGCATGCCCGCTTCGATCCAGTAGCGAAAGGTCGCCGCCCGTTCCATATCGAGCAGCTCGACATCGAAGCGGATGCGGGGGGACTCATGCGAACGCCGCTTGCCCGACCACATGGCCGAGAACATGCCGCCTTCACTGGAAATCTCATGCGCCAACCGGCCGCGAACCGCCGCCTGCACGAGCTGCAGGGAACGATAGAGATTGGACTTGCCCACCCCGTTCTCGCCGATGAACAGATTGACATCGGAAAGATCCATGCGGATCGAGCGCAGGGAGCGATAATTGCGGGCAAACATGGAGCGTAGCTGCATGTCCGAGGGTTTAGCCGATTCCGATATCAAAGAGAATGCGAAACCAGAGGCTCATCCTGGCTCGGAGGAACAAGCGGCGCAAAGGTTGTATTGCCATCGGCCGCAAGATCGAAGACCGTGTGCTTCTCCAGCGCCTTCGTCACTTCGTTAACGTCGCCGTCCAGATGCTCGACGGGAATGAGATTGCCGACGAGGAAATCGAACCGGTCGCCGCGCTTGTTGAGCAGTTCGTGGAACACGGTCATGTCGCGCAGCTCGGTCGACCATTTGGCGAACCAATAGAACAGGCCGGAATTGCGCGCCGTCAGGTGCACCGGCAGGATCGGCAGATTGTATTTGCGCGCTAGGCCCACGGCAGAGGTCTTCCACGGCCGCTCGTTCAGCTTGCCGTTCGCCCAATAGGCGATGCGGCCGGACGGGAAGAGCACGGTGACCTTGCCCTCCGCCACGGCGCGATTGGTCAGCTGCAGCGTCTCGCGCGTCTTCGGCTTGCTCTTATATTCTTCGCGCCATTCGACCGGAATGATCATCTCGGCAAAGCGCGGGTTGACGCGTACCGCATCGCGATTGGCAAAGATCATCATGTCGGGCCGGCGCGACTTCAGGAGATCGAACACGGCGACGCCATCGGCAATGCCTGTGGGATGATTGCTGACGAGAATGAAGCCGCCCTTAGCCGGAATACGATCGGCATGGGTGACGCCGATATCGAGCCGCAGCAGATCGCTCATATATTCGAAGCATTGGAAGCCGGAGAGCTTGGCGACATCATCGGCGAATTCGATCGCCTTGTTGTAGCGCAGCAGCGTGTAGAGAAACGGGCGCATGAGCGGCCAGAGCGGATTGCGCACGATCTTTTGTCCGCGCTCGGCGATGAGAGTATCGACAATATGTCCGGGCTGGCCCTGAGACACCAAAGCGATCGCTTCTGCAAGTTGTCCCAGTGCAGTTATCGAGCCGCGGCGCGCCATGAAGTGTCCTGAATGGTTGGGAGATATTCTATCGCAATCGAATATGATCGAAGCATGACAAGCGCCTCGCATATGGAAGGCGAACCATCCGAGATCCGGAACGAGCCATATGCAGTTCATTGAAGTCCAGATGCGCCCCGCGGCACGAAGGGAAAACGCACCGGAAGCAGCAGGAAAATTAGCGATTCCATAACCTTCCTTCGTTCAAAGTGGCAGATGCGATCTGAATTTCAAGGGGTTTTCCACTGAACGAATTATTGATCATCGCCGACTCCAGGTTGATAGCGGAACGCAACCGCTGGCTCGACGCGCTTGGTCAAGAGCGGCGGCTTGCCGCCCACACACTGAATGCCTATGAACGCGATACGCGGCAATTCCTGACCTTCCTCACCGGCCATCTCGGCGGTCCGGCGACGATCGAGGATATTCATGCGCTGCGCCCCGCCGACTTTCGCGCCTTTCTTGCCGCGCGCCGCAAGGATGGTGCCGGTGCGCGTTCGCTCGGGCGCAATCTTGCCGGGCTTCGTTCGCTGTTGCGCTATCTTGAGAAGAAGGGCCTGGTGAATGCCGCGGGTGCAGCCGCGGTGCGCTCGCCGAAACAGCCGAAATCGTTGCCGAAGCCCCTTTCCGACAAGCAGGCGATTACTGTCGTCAGTGACGAGGCGCAGCTGCACGAAGAACCATGGATCGCCGCGCGCGATGCAGCCGTGCTGACCCTGCTCTATGGCTGCGGCCTGCGCATTTCCGAGGCGCTGGATCTGAAACCGCAGGATTTTCCACCGGGCGCAACCTCGCTGCGCATCACCGGCAAGGGCAACAAGACCCGGCTGGTGCCGCTACTGCCGATCGTCATCGAAGCGATCGATCAATATCGCAAGCTCTGCCCTTATCATCTCGAAGCCGATGGCGCCTTGTTTCGTGGCGCGCGTGGCGGCAAGCTGCAGCCGGGCATCATTCAGCACGGCATGCAGAAGCTGCGTGGCGCCTTCGGACTGCCGGATACCGCTACGCCGCACGCGCTGCGTCATTCCTTTGCCACTCACCTCCTGGCCGGCGGCGGTGACCTCAGAACCATCCAGGAGCTGCTCGGCCACGCCAGCCTTTCGACGACGCAGGTCTATACCGGCGTCGACTCCTCGCGCCTGCTCGAGGTCTACGACCGCGCCCATCCCCGCGCGTAAGGCCGTTCGCGCGCATAAGAAAAGATTAACCTCTCGCGTTAAGGGAATTTCCGTCTCACTCGCGTAAAGCAGAATCATGTCCCGGCATGCCCTTCGAAAACCGCTTTCCGGCGTTAGTGGTCATGCCCTCTGCAAACGGAAGATTCTGATGATTTCTGCCCTCGGGTCCAAGACGATGCGGTCGATGAAGCCGACGCTTGGCGATATGCTGCTCTGGCTTGCAACCGCCTTTCCACTGATGCTCGCGGTGCTGCTGGTCGCGACAATGCTGACGCTGCAGCCGATCCATGCCGAAGGCGCCGTCTCCGATAGCTGCGGTGGCAAGGATCTGATGGCCGAACTTCAAAAGAACGATCCGGCAAAATACGTCACCATCATCGCCGCCGGCGACAAGGTCGAAAACGGCAAGGGCATCTTCTGGAAGATCGAAAAGCCCGGCCTGAAGCCGTCCTGGCTGCTCGGCACCATGCATGTCTCGGACACGCGCGTGCTCACCATGCCGAAGGGCGCTGCAGACGCCGTTGCATCAGCCGATACGATCGTTGTCGAATCGGACGAAATTCTCGACGACAAAAAGGCCGCCGCCGCCCTTTTCGCCAATCCCTCACTCACCATGCTCACCGACGGCTCGACCATCAGCCAGCATCTGTCGCCTGAAGACAATGCCCGGCTGGAAGCGGGTCTGAAAGAGCGCGGCATTGCGCTCGCCGCCGTTTCCCGCATGCAGCCCTGGCTGATCTCGAGCTCTTTCGAGATGACGGGCTGTGAGGTTCGCCGCAAGACGGCCGGGGCGAAATTCCTCGATCAGAAACTCGCAACCGACGCCGCGGCCGAAGGCAAGAAGGTCGTTGGTCTCGAAACGCTGGCCGAGCAGGCCAAGGCCATGAGCGATCTGCCGGTCGCGCTTCATCTGAAATCGCTGATGCAGACGCTCGAACTGGGCGACAAGATCAACGACGTCAACGAAACGATGACGGGCCTCTATCTCGCCGGCAATATCGGCGCGATGATCCCGATGCTGAAGGTGATCGAACCGGACCAGAAGATCACGGATGCCGATACCGCCGCCTTCGAGCAGCGCATCATCCTCGATCGCAACAAGGTCATGGCCGAACGTGTTGCGCCCATTCTTAACAAGGGCAATGCTTTCATCGCTGTCGGCGCCCTTCACATCGTCGGCGATCAAGGCCTCGTGGCGCTGCTGCGCAAGCAGGGTTTTACCGTCACGGCGGTGAACTGACTGCTCGCATCCGCTTTCCCAAATCGGAAAGCATCGACGCAACGATCAGCCGGTGGAATGGCGTGATGATTGCGAGATAGATCCGGCCAAGCAATATGTTCCGCCGGACGAGCGTCGTGGCGTCGACCAGCCGACGTCCCTGATCGTCATCACGCACGCCGATAACGACCCTGAAATCGAGAGGCCGGTCGTCGAAGCCGAGCACGACCTGATTGTCGGACTTGCTGACGACAGGAAAGAAGCCGATCTTCTCCCACTCCTCCGCCCGAAGGTCGCTGCTGGATCTCAAACCGAACAAGCCCGTTACCGCATCGCGCACTCGTATCAGCAGCCGCACCCAAAACGGAAAGCGGCTGAGCATCGTTCGGGCGGCGGCAATGGCCGTCAGATCCGAGTTCTGGATATTCAGCTCGTAGCAGTCAGCCCAATCCGCATCCGGCAACGCCGGATGCGGCATAAGGGGCTTCACCATCAAAGGCCTTGCAGACATGGTTCATCCGCCTTTATTCGACGGCTGCAGACTACCACACATTGCAATGCTGCCCGACCAACAAAAGCCGGCTGCGGCAATTTGGCCGGCAGATAATGGCCTAACGCACGGCCGATCCATCCGCCGGCAATATCTTCAGCCGCCAGGAAGCATCAGGCTTCAGATAGGTCGTCGCGATGGCGCGGACATCCTTGGCGGTCACGGCCTCGTAGCCGCTGATGCTCCTGCGAATACGGTCGAGACGCCGGGGATCTCTCTGGGCATCGCGAAGATTCTGGACCCAATAGCCGTTGGTCTGCTGCGAGCGCTTCACAGCTTCGATGATCGGAACCTTGGCCCGTGTCAGCTCATCGGGCGAAACATCTCCATTGCCGAGATCGGAGGCGATCTTATCCACCAGCTCGAAGAAATGATCCACCTTGGCGGGCGTGGTTTCGACATAGAGATAGGCAAAACCATAGCCGGGGATCGATCTCGACAGATCGACTTCGCCCTGAGGACTATAGGTCGCTCCCTCGGCGACGCGGAACTGGTCGACCAGACGATTCTGCAGGATCGCCCCGGCGACATTGGCAGCGACGGCTCTCGGCAGATCGGAAAGGAAATCGCCGATCGGCATAGCGACGGCGGCACCGGCACTATCGCTGCGCCCGTCATGGAGCCGAACGACCGGGTCGGTCGTCGGTGCCGGAAAATGCACACCGGAACCGTCGCTCTGTTTCTCTCCGTCGCCACGAACGGGCAGGGCGCCGAAGGTCTGCGCCATCAAGCGAATGGCGTCATCGACCTCGACATCGCCGGCGATGATGACCTCGATCGGCCCCTTCGAAAGAGCGGGTTGCAGGAGGCCCTCGAAATCTTCCGGCTTCGCATCGATCAACTGTGTCCGGTCCGGGAATTCCCAGCGCGAATCGCCGGAATGCAGGAGACCGGAAAGATCGCGGCCGACCACACTGCCCGGCGTCGCCTGAAGCTGGGGAAGCATGTTCAGATAGGCCTGCTGGACCCGCTTGAAGACATCCGGACGATAGGCCGGATTAGAGATGTAAGCCGTCAGCAGCTGCAATTGCGTCTGCAGATCGCGCGGCTGCGTGGTACCCTCGAATTTGAAGGCGGCATCCTGAATGGCGAAATCGATGCTGACAACCTTCGCGGCAAAAGCCTTCTGCATGTCGTCATAGCTGATGGCTTTCAGGCCGGACAGCGGCAGCGCCGGTGCCGCCCAGATCGGCAACGGTCGATCATTCGGCAAATCCAGCCGCCCGCGGCCGACCTCCGCCCGCACCAAAACCTCGTCAGCCCGATATTTGGTCGGCTTGACGGTCAAGCGGACGCCATTGGCGAAACGCACCATCGTAATGCCGAGATCATCGACCGTACGGCGTTCGATGATATCGCCGGGCTTGCCGAAATCGGTGTAGGGCCATGCGACCGAAGCCGTCTGTTCCGGCGCCTTTACCGCCACGGCGCGCGATTCAGCATAGGCTTTCTCGACAGCGGCATCGCTGCCCTCGGGCATTTGCGGGATCTGGAGCACCAGCTGCGGGCCATTGCCGGCAAAAACGCGCTGAAGAGCCTTGTTGACCTCATCTGCACTGAGGTCCTTCGTCGCGGCATCAAACAGTGCCAGATCGTCTGCTGGCGAGGTGAAGACCATGTTTTCGCCGACGCTCCAGCTGAGCGAGCCGGCAATATCCGGGCTGGTGCGCGTCGCAGCTCCGCTCGCGGCGGCCTGGAGGGTGGAGCGATATTCGGTAATTTCCCGGTCGATCTCGCTCTGGTCGGCACCGAACTGCGCAATGCGGCGCTGCTCCTGATCGATAGCCGCCAGGGCAGCCTGCCATTGTGCGGGATCGCTATCGGCGGCAACCATCGCGACATGGGCCGATTTCAGCAGATCCTGCGCACCGGCCTGCGCGCTGACGAAGGGTGGATTGGGCTGCTGCGCCAGCACTGACAGGCGCCGGTTGAGGACAGCCAGGCCGATATCCTCCACCAATTGCGCGCGGCGCTTGGTAGCCCTATCTGGCGAAGCATCGTAGGGGCGCGCCCAGGCAAGCTGCACGCGGGTGGCGCCACCCGGCACGATGACCGTGCCGACGCGCGCTCCATGGCTTTGGAGGGTGCCTAGATCAGGGTCTGCGGGTGCAGGTGCGGCGGCGGCCCAATTGCCGAAGCGGTTACGGATATCGGTTTCAATGGCGGCAGCATCGATATCGCCGACGACAATCAGGGTGGCGCGCTCGGGACGATAATAGGTGCGGTAAAAATCCCGCAGCAGATCGACCGGCGCGTTGCTGATAATATCGGTCTTGCCGATCGGCGGACGTTGCGGCACACGCTGCCCCGGCAGCAGCTGAGCAAGCAAACCAGTCCCGCCACGGTATTGCGGCGTGTCACGCAGCTTCTCTTCCGAAAGAATGACGCCGCGCTCGCGGTCGAAGGCGCCGGCATCGAGTGTCAGTTCGCTCGCCGTCTCGCGCATCAGCATCAGGCCGGTCGAAATCGTCTCCGGATTGGCTTCCGGCAGATCCAGCGCATAAACAGTTTCGCCATAGCTCGTGGACGCATTCGTATCCGCGCCGAAGGCAAGACCGAGACGCTGAAGGGTGCGCACCATTTCGCCTTCCGGCACATGGGTCGAGCCCTTGAAGGCCATATGCTCGAGGAAATGCGCCAAGCCCTGCTGGTCGTCGCGCTCCTGCAAGGAGCCAGCGCCGATACGGAAACGGATCGCCACCTGACCGGCCGGAGTCGCATTGTGCATGACGGCATAGCGCATGCCGTTCGGCAAGGTCCCAAAGCGAATTCCCTGCTCCACCGGCAGGTCGCTTGCCGCCTGAGGCCAGTTGGCGACAGGCGTTTCCGCACAGGCGGGAGCCGCAACGGTAACGAGGAGTGCGAGCGCTGTCGCAACGAAAAGTTTCGGGGATAGACGACCGGCTGGGTTTTGACGTGGCATGCTTGCTTTGTTGGTGAGAACGATTGGATGATGCGATGCACGGAGCCCGTACATCGCATCATCAGGCAAGCATTGCAATCCCGGCGCTTGTCATGCAGGGATGGCCCGATCCTACATATGAATCGGCTTGAAGAAGGTCGCGAGCGCTGCTTCCTTGACGGCTTCCGACATGGTGGGATGCGCGTGGCAGGTGCGGCCAAGATCTTCCGACGAACCGCCGAATTCCATCAGCACGGCGATCTCGTGGATCATCTCGCCGGCGCCGAAGCCGACGATATGGCCGCCGAGAACGCGATCCGTTTCCTTGTCGGCGAGGATCTTGACGAAACCGTCCGTCGCCAGCATGGCGCGGGCGCGGCCGTTGGCGGAGAACGGGAACTTGCCGACCTTGTAGGCGATGCCAGCGGCCTTCAGCTCTTCCTCGGTCTTGCCGACGGAGGCGACTTCCGGCTGCGTGTAGACGACGCTCGGAATGACGTCGTAGTTCACATGGCCGGCCTGTCCGGCGAGGATTTCGGCAAGCGCCACGCCCTCATCTTCCGCCTTGTGTGCCAGCATCGGACCCTTCACGACATCGCCGATGGCATAGATGCCAGCGACGTTGGTCTTGAAGTGACCGTCGATCTCGACGCGGCCGCGATTGTCGAGCACGACGCCGGCTTCCTCGAGGCCGAGGCCTGCCGTGTACGGCTTGCGGCCAGTGGCGACGAGGACGACATCGGCATCGAGCACGACCTTGTCGCCGCCCTTGACCGGCTCGAAGGTGACCTTGGCGCCGTTGCCGGTTTTTTCCACGCCGACGACCTTGGCGCCGAGATGGAACTCAAGACCCTGCTTGGCAAGCATGCGCTGGAACTGCTTGGAGACTTCGCCATCCATGCCGCCGAGGATGGTGTCGAGATATTCGACGACGGTGACCTTGGCGCCGAGGCGCGACCAGACCGAGCCGAGCTCGAGGCCGATGACGCCGCCGCCGACGACAATCATCTTGCCCGGCACCTTGTCGAGTGCGATGCCGCCGGTCGAAGAGATGATGACCTCCTCGTCGATCTCAAGCGGAACGCCCGGAATGCCGGCAACGTCGGAGCCGGTGGCAATGACGATATTCTTGCCTTCGATCTCGGTCACCTTGCCGTCTTCAGCCGTGACGGAAACCTTACCGGCCGAAACGATCTTGCCGGTGCCCTGGAAGGCATCGATCTTGTTCTTCTTGAAGAGAAAAGCGACGCCGTCGACGTTCGACTTAACCGTTGCATCCTTGTGCGCCAGCATCTTTACAAGATTGAGCTTCGGTGCGGCAACGTCGACGCCGAGGGCGTCCATGCCATGGCCGGCATGATGGAACACTTCGGAAGCATGCAGCAGCGCCTTGGAGGGGATGCAACCGACATTGAGGCAGGTGCCGCCATAGGTCGCGCGCTTTTCGACGACCGCGACCTTCAGGCCGAGCTGCGCTGCCTTGACTGCGCAGACATAGCCGCCGGGGCCGGTTCCGATAATGATCACATCGTAGGACATGTTTTAATTTCCTTGTTTTGTATCTGTTTAGAGCATGATGCCGAAAAGTGTGAGCGGTTTTCGGACGACATCATGCTCTACTTCTTTGATTCTAGAGCGGATTCAGATTTTAGGTCGAAGAGACCTAAAATCATCCGGCTCTAATCGGTCGCCCGTGCCAAGGCGAGGCGGATGCCGAAGCCGACGAGCGCCGCTCCGGTGATGCGGTTGAACCATTTGCCTGAAGCGATGAAACGATCTCGCACCGGCTTGACGGTGAAGAAGGTGGAAACGCCGGCAAACCAGGCGACAAGCGCCGCCGCCATGCCGATGCCGTAGCTGAACTGGATGAGCGCCGGCGTATCGTGATGAACGAGCATCGAAAACAGCGACAGGAAGAACAGCACCGGCTTCGGGTTCAGCGCATTGGTGATGAAGCCCGTCGCCAGGCAGCGCCAGACGGAAACCGGCTTGCGGTCTTCCTCGGTGATCTCGACATCCTTCACCTTGAAGCCCGGCTCGCGGAAGGCCTTGATGCCGAGATAGACGAGATAGAGCACGCCGGCCCACTTGATCATGCTGAACAGCATCAGAGATTGCGACACGATCAGACCAAGACCGAGAATGGTGTAGCTGATGTGGAAGAGCAGCGAAAAGCCCATGCCGAGGCCGGTCATCATGGCCGCGCGGCGGCCATGCACGATGCTCTGGCGCAGGATGACGGCAAAATCGGCGCCGGGAATGACGATGAAAATCGAGAACACCGCCATCAGGCCGAGAAATTCGAGACTATACTGCATGTCACCCATCCGTTCTGATTAGCGGCCACCGCTCACATCGAGCACGGCACCCGTTATATAGGATGCGTGCGGGCTCAAGAGATAGAGGATGGCGTCGGCAACCTCATCGGCCGTTCCCGCCCGCTTCATCGGCAGCTGCGGTGCGATATCGCGCGCCCGATCCGGCAGTCCGGCGGCCGCATGAATATCCGTATCGATGATACCGGGCCGCACCGCATTGACGCGAATGCCTTCAGCCGCCACCTCGCGTGCAAGCCCGACAGTGAACGTATCGATCGCGCCCTTGGAGGCGGCATAGTCAACATATTGCCCGCCGCCGCCAAGCGTCGCCGCCATGGAGGAGAGGTTAACGATCACCCCGCCCTTGCCGCCATGCCGGGTCGACATGCGGCGCACGGCTTCCGCCGCCGCCAGCATCGAGCCGGTGACGTTGATACGAAACATGCGGTCGAGCCGCTCCGGCGTCATCTCGTCCAGGCGTTGGATGACATCGACGATGCCGGCATTGTTGACGAGCCCGTCGATGCGGCCGAAATGCGCATCGACCTTGGCAAAGATGGATTTGATATCCTTGGGCTTGCCGACATCGCCGGCAACTGCGATCGCCTGGCCGCCGGCGTCAACGATTGTCCCAACCACAGCCTCGGCCGCATCCTTGTTGGACGCATAATTGACCGCAACGGCCCAGCCGTGCTGAGCGGCAGCCAGACAAACCGCGGCACCGATGCCGCGGCTGCCGCCAGTTACCAGAAGAACAGGTGTGTCGTCGGTCATTGATTGCATCCTTTCAGACTAAGGACATCCCAGGGCGCGACAGTCGCCTTGCCCTTACCCCAGAGGGACGACTTCTGGATCGAGGG
The Rhizobium sp. 11515TR DNA segment above includes these coding regions:
- a CDS encoding GNAT family N-acetyltransferase — translated: MARRGSITALGQLAEAIALVSQGQPGHIVDTLIAERGQKIVRNPLWPLMRPFLYTLLRYNKAIEFADDVAKLSGFQCFEYMSDLLRLDIGVTHADRIPAKGGFILVSNHPTGIADGVAVFDLLKSRRPDMMIFANRDAVRVNPRFAEMIIPVEWREEYKSKPKTRETLQLTNRAVAEGKVTVLFPSGRIAYWANGKLNERPWKTSAVGLARKYNLPILPVHLTARNSGLFYWFAKWSTELRDMTVFHELLNKRGDRFDFLVGNLIPVEHLDGDVNEVTKALEKHTVFDLAADGNTTFAPLVPPSQDEPLVSHSL
- a CDS encoding tyrosine recombinase XerC; this translates as MNELLIIADSRLIAERNRWLDALGQERRLAAHTLNAYERDTRQFLTFLTGHLGGPATIEDIHALRPADFRAFLAARRKDGAGARSLGRNLAGLRSLLRYLEKKGLVNAAGAAAVRSPKQPKSLPKPLSDKQAITVVSDEAQLHEEPWIAARDAAVLTLLYGCGLRISEALDLKPQDFPPGATSLRITGKGNKTRLVPLLPIVIEAIDQYRKLCPYHLEADGALFRGARGGKLQPGIIQHGMQKLRGAFGLPDTATPHALRHSFATHLLAGGGDLRTIQELLGHASLSTTQVYTGVDSSRLLEVYDRAHPRA
- a CDS encoding TraB/GumN family protein, with product MISALGSKTMRSMKPTLGDMLLWLATAFPLMLAVLLVATMLTLQPIHAEGAVSDSCGGKDLMAELQKNDPAKYVTIIAAGDKVENGKGIFWKIEKPGLKPSWLLGTMHVSDTRVLTMPKGAADAVASADTIVVESDEILDDKKAAAALFANPSLTMLTDGSTISQHLSPEDNARLEAGLKERGIALAAVSRMQPWLISSSFEMTGCEVRRKTAGAKFLDQKLATDAAAEGKKVVGLETLAEQAKAMSDLPVALHLKSLMQTLELGDKINDVNETMTGLYLAGNIGAMIPMLKVIEPDQKITDADTAAFEQRIILDRNKVMAERVAPILNKGNAFIAVGALHIVGDQGLVALLRKQGFTVTAVN
- a CDS encoding DUF2867 domain-containing protein, which codes for MSARPLMVKPLMPHPALPDADWADCYELNIQNSDLTAIAAARTMLSRFPFWVRLLIRVRDAVTGLFGLRSSSDLRAEEWEKIGFFPVVSKSDNQVVLGFDDRPLDFRVVIGVRDDDQGRRLVDATTLVRRNILLGRIYLAIITPFHRLIVASMLSDLGKRMRAVSSPP
- a CDS encoding M16 family metallopeptidase, translated to MPRQNPAGRLSPKLFVATALALLVTVAAPACAETPVANWPQAASDLPVEQGIRFGTLPNGMRYAVMHNATPAGQVAIRFRIGAGSLQERDDQQGLAHFLEHMAFKGSTHVPEGEMVRTLQRLGLAFGADTNASTSYGETVYALDLPEANPETISTGLMLMRETASELTLDAGAFDRERGVILSEEKLRDTPQYRGGTGLLAQLLPGQRVPQRPPIGKTDIISNAPVDLLRDFYRTYYRPERATLIVVGDIDAAAIETDIRNRFGNWAAAAPAPADPDLGTLQSHGARVGTVIVPGGATRVQLAWARPYDASPDRATKRRAQLVEDIGLAVLNRRLSVLAQQPNPPFVSAQAGAQDLLKSAHVAMVAADSDPAQWQAALAAIDQEQRRIAQFGADQSEIDREITEYRSTLQAAASGAATRTSPDIAGSLSWSVGENMVFTSPADDLALFDAATKDLSADEVNKALQRVFAGNGPQLVLQIPQMPEGSDAAVEKAYAESRAVAVKAPEQTASVAWPYTDFGKPGDIIERRTVDDLGITMVRFANGVRLTVKPTKYRADEVLVRAEVGRGRLDLPNDRPLPIWAAPALPLSGLKAISYDDMQKAFAAKVVSIDFAIQDAAFKFEGTTQPRDLQTQLQLLTAYISNPAYRPDVFKRVQQAYLNMLPQLQATPGSVVGRDLSGLLHSGDSRWEFPDRTQLIDAKPEDFEGLLQPALSKGPIEVIIAGDVEVDDAIRLMAQTFGALPVRGDGEKQSDGSGVHFPAPTTDPVVRLHDGRSDSAGAAVAMPIGDFLSDLPRAVAANVAGAILQNRLVDQFRVAEGATYSPQGEVDLSRSIPGYGFAYLYVETTPAKVDHFFELVDKIASDLGNGDVSPDELTRAKVPIIEAVKRSQQTNGYWVQNLRDAQRDPRRLDRIRRSISGYEAVTAKDVRAIATTYLKPDASWRLKILPADGSAVR
- the lpdA gene encoding dihydrolipoyl dehydrogenase encodes the protein MSYDVIIIGTGPGGYVCAVKAAQLGLKVAVVEKRATYGGTCLNVGCIPSKALLHASEVFHHAGHGMDALGVDVAAPKLNLVKMLAHKDATVKSNVDGVAFLFKKNKIDAFQGTGKIVSAGKVSVTAEDGKVTEIEGKNIVIATGSDVAGIPGVPLEIDEEVIISSTGGIALDKVPGKMIVVGGGVIGLELGSVWSRLGAKVTVVEYLDTILGGMDGEVSKQFQRMLAKQGLEFHLGAKVVGVEKTGNGAKVTFEPVKGGDKVVLDADVVLVATGRKPYTAGLGLEEAGVVLDNRGRVEIDGHFKTNVAGIYAIGDVVKGPMLAHKAEDEGVALAEILAGQAGHVNYDVIPSVVYTQPEVASVGKTEEELKAAGIAYKVGKFPFSANGRARAMLATDGFVKILADKETDRVLGGHIVGFGAGEMIHEIAVLMEFGGSSEDLGRTCHAHPTMSEAVKEAALATFFKPIHM
- a CDS encoding LysE family translocator — protein: MQYSLEFLGLMAVFSIFIVIPGADFAVILRQSIVHGRRAAMMTGLGMGFSLLFHISYTILGLGLIVSQSLMLFSMIKWAGVLYLVYLGIKAFREPGFKVKDVEITEEDRKPVSVWRCLATGFITNALNPKPVLFFLSLFSMLVHHDTPALIQFSYGIGMAAALVAWFAGVSTFFTVKPVRDRFIASGKWFNRITGAALVGFGIRLALARATD
- a CDS encoding SDR family oxidoreductase; amino-acid sequence: MTDDTPVLLVTGGSRGIGAAVCLAAAQHGWAVAVNYASNKDAAEAVVGTIVDAGGQAIAVAGDVGKPKDIKSIFAKVDAHFGRIDGLVNNAGIVDVIQRLDEMTPERLDRMFRINVTGSMLAAAEAVRRMSTRHGGKGGVIVNLSSMAATLGGGGQYVDYAASKGAIDTFTVGLAREVAAEGIRVNAVRPGIIDTDIHAAAGLPDRARDIAPQLPMKRAGTADEVADAILYLLSPHASYITGAVLDVSGGR